One Pseudomonas rhizophila DNA window includes the following coding sequences:
- a CDS encoding type I secretion system permease/ATPase has protein sequence MTSMEPATLSTDPRLNVDDPLLDGLLILCKLHGATVSRASLGAGLPMAHQRLSLDLLPRAAARANLQARLLRRELADISPLNLPVMLILAGGRCAVLRRWSEDGQALILPSEADGGEQWVSRDELSAVYSGQALFARPRHELEDLRAPLVPRVEAWFRDTLKLSRWLYSDAILASLLINLLGLMVPLFVMQTYDRVVPNQATSTLWVLAVGLLIGTGFELVLRVVRAHLLDTAGKKTDVILSATLFERITGMAMKAKPVTIGGFAQSIHDFQGLREFLTAVTLTSLIDLPFAVLMLVVIGLLSGWLVVIPVVAFPLTIIFAMIIQARLRDTVQKSLALGAQRQALLIETLGGLETLKACSAESERQYQWESTHGALTRLDSHARSLSALATNGTLFLQQLAGMATIVAGVYSIIAGNLSVGALVATYMLGSRVLAPLGQIAGLITRYQQAQLTMRSTDALMALPQERDAKQRPLDRTQLQGALDVSGVTFHYNGQNAPALANVSFSLKPGERVGIIGRSGSGKSTLARLVMGFYEPQEGQLLLDGLDLRQLDVADLRQQIGYVAHDLPLLAGSLRDNLTLGARYISDARMLEVAELTGVTELARQHPQGFDRPVGERGQLLSGGQRQAVLLARALLLDPPILLLDEPTSAMDNSSEDVLRQKLHTHVQGKTVLLVTHRTSMLSLVDRLVVLDNGRIVADGPKEAVIDALRKGRVGSAAV, from the coding sequence GTGACCAGCATGGAACCCGCAACCCTCAGCACCGATCCGCGGCTGAATGTCGATGATCCCTTGCTTGACGGTCTGTTGATCCTCTGCAAACTCCATGGCGCGACAGTCAGCCGCGCCAGCCTTGGCGCCGGGCTTCCAATGGCGCACCAACGTCTGAGCCTGGACCTGCTGCCGCGCGCAGCGGCCCGGGCCAATTTGCAGGCGCGCTTGCTGCGCCGAGAGCTGGCCGATATTTCGCCACTCAACCTGCCGGTGATGCTGATTCTGGCCGGTGGTCGTTGCGCCGTGTTGCGGCGCTGGAGCGAGGACGGCCAGGCGCTGATCCTGCCCAGCGAAGCCGATGGCGGCGAGCAGTGGGTCAGCCGCGACGAACTGAGCGCCGTCTACAGCGGCCAGGCTTTGTTCGCCCGGCCGCGCCATGAACTCGAAGACCTGCGTGCACCCTTGGTTCCACGGGTCGAGGCCTGGTTTCGTGACACCTTGAAACTGTCGCGCTGGCTGTACAGCGACGCGATCCTGGCAAGTTTGCTGATCAACCTGCTGGGGCTGATGGTGCCGCTGTTCGTCATGCAGACCTACGACCGCGTGGTGCCAAACCAAGCCACATCGACGTTGTGGGTGCTGGCCGTGGGGCTGTTGATCGGCACGGGTTTCGAACTGGTTTTGCGCGTGGTGCGCGCCCATCTGCTGGACACCGCCGGCAAGAAAACCGACGTGATCCTCTCCGCGACCCTGTTCGAACGCATCACCGGCATGGCGATGAAGGCCAAACCGGTGACCATCGGCGGGTTCGCCCAAAGCATCCATGACTTCCAGGGTCTGCGCGAATTCCTGACCGCTGTCACCCTCACCAGCCTGATCGACCTGCCCTTCGCCGTGCTGATGCTGGTGGTGATCGGGTTGCTGAGTGGCTGGCTGGTGGTGATTCCGGTGGTGGCTTTTCCGCTCACCATTATTTTCGCCATGATCATCCAGGCACGCCTGCGTGACACCGTGCAGAAAAGCCTGGCCCTGGGCGCCCAGCGCCAGGCATTGCTGATTGAAACCCTCGGCGGCCTGGAAACCCTCAAGGCTTGCAGCGCCGAAAGCGAGCGCCAGTATCAGTGGGAAAGCACCCATGGCGCCCTCACCCGCCTGGACAGCCACGCCCGCAGCCTCTCGGCGCTGGCCACCAACGGTACGCTGTTCCTGCAACAACTGGCCGGCATGGCGACCATCGTCGCCGGGGTCTACAGCATCATCGCCGGTAACCTCAGCGTCGGCGCGCTGGTGGCGACCTACATGCTCGGCAGCCGGGTGCTGGCGCCGCTGGGGCAGATCGCCGGGCTGATCACCCGCTACCAGCAGGCACAGCTGACCATGCGCAGCACCGATGCGCTGATGGCGCTGCCCCAGGAGCGCGATGCCAAACAACGGCCGCTGGATCGCACCCAATTGCAGGGCGCGCTGGACGTCAGCGGCGTGACCTTCCATTACAACGGCCAGAACGCCCCGGCGCTGGCGAATGTGAGTTTCAGCCTCAAGCCCGGCGAACGGGTCGGGATCATCGGTCGCAGTGGCTCGGGCAAGAGCACCCTGGCGCGCCTGGTGATGGGATTTTATGAGCCCCAGGAAGGCCAGTTGCTGCTCGATGGGCTCGACCTTCGGCAACTGGACGTGGCGGACCTGCGCCAGCAGATCGGCTATGTCGCCCATGACCTGCCGCTGCTGGCCGGCAGCCTGCGGGACAACCTCACCCTCGGCGCCCGCTACATCAGCGATGCACGCATGCTGGAAGTGGCGGAACTGACCGGCGTTACCGAACTGGCCCGCCAGCATCCCCAGGGCTTCGACCGCCCGGTGGGCGAGCGCGGGCAGTTGCTCTCCGGTGGGCAACGCCAGGCCGTGCTACTGGCCCGAGCCCTATTGCTCGACCCGCCGATCCTGCTGCTGGACGAACCCACCAGCGCCATGGACAACAGCAGCGAAGACGTGTTGCGGCAAAAGCTCCATACCCATGTGCAGGGCAAGACGGTGCTGCTGGTGACCCACCGCACGTCGATGCTCAGCCTGGTGGATCGGCTGGTGGTGCTGGACAACGGCCGGATTGTGGCCGATGGGCCGAAGGAAGCGGTGATCGATGCACTGCGTAAAGGACGGGTGGGGTCTGCGGCGGTATAG
- a CDS encoding YybH family protein, translating into MNDQAQVLKAAAELVSAFARNDRDAYFGAFTPDASFVFYTLEQPLLSRDAYQALWDRWRSEDGFEVLSCTSSNAFVSLQGDVAIFIHDVATELRMQGERHFSQERETILFRKQEGRTQEQQGLWLACHEHLSAMPEGLPPP; encoded by the coding sequence ATGAACGATCAGGCTCAAGTGCTCAAGGCCGCCGCTGAACTGGTGTCGGCCTTCGCCCGCAATGACCGTGACGCCTACTTCGGCGCCTTCACACCCGACGCGAGTTTCGTGTTCTACACCCTCGAACAACCTCTGCTGTCTCGCGATGCCTACCAGGCGTTGTGGGACCGCTGGCGGTCCGAGGATGGCTTCGAGGTGCTGTCGTGTACCTCGAGCAACGCCTTCGTCAGCCTGCAAGGGGACGTGGCGATTTTCATCCATGACGTGGCTACCGAGTTGCGCATGCAAGGGGAGCGACACTTTAGCCAGGAGCGCGAAACCATTCTGTTCCGCAAGCAGGAAGGACGCACACAAGAACAACAGGGCCTATGGCTGGCCTGCCATGAACATTTGTCCGCTATGCCGGAAGGGCTGCCACCCCCTTAG
- a CDS encoding purine-cytosine permease family protein, producing MMHNNNDKSLTQIETNGVEQIPDHERTAGPTDLFRLIFGGANTFATAVLGSFPVLFGLSFQAGVWAIVLGVVLGSIILAPMGLFGPLNGTNNAVSSGAHFGVHGRIVGSFLSLLTAIAFFSLSVWSSGDALIGGAKRLIGVPETDLSLGLAYGLFALLVLTVCIYGFRFMLWVNRIAVWAASLLFLLGIAAFAPAFDSQFAGTVGLGQPGFWAAFIGAALVAMSNPISFGAFLGDWSRYIPRNTPKRRIMLAVIAAQLATLIPFLFGLATATIVAIKAPDYIAANNYVGGLLAVSPGWFFLPVCLIAVIGGMSTGTTSLYGTGLDMSSVFPRVLSRVKATLLIGVLSIAFIFIGRFAANLVQSVSTFAVLIITCTTPWMVIMIIGLLVRRGFYCPDDLQVFTRGETGGRYWFSHGWNWRGLGAWIPSALVGLCFVNLPGQFVGPLGELAGGIDIGLPVTLGLASVIYLVLLGLFPEPAAVYGPDDPRSKGSVSPSAEPVARGFIPAGARSAPKP from the coding sequence ATCATGCATAACAATAACGACAAAAGCCTTACGCAAATCGAAACCAACGGGGTCGAACAGATCCCGGACCATGAGCGAACCGCTGGCCCGACGGATCTGTTTCGACTGATCTTCGGCGGCGCCAACACCTTCGCCACCGCCGTGCTCGGCAGTTTCCCGGTGCTGTTCGGCCTCTCGTTCCAGGCCGGGGTCTGGGCGATTGTGCTGGGGGTGGTGCTCGGTTCGATCATCCTCGCGCCCATGGGCCTGTTCGGCCCGCTCAACGGCACCAACAACGCGGTGTCCTCCGGGGCGCATTTCGGCGTACACGGGCGGATCGTCGGCTCGTTCCTGTCGCTGCTGACGGCCATCGCGTTCTTCTCCCTGTCGGTGTGGAGTTCGGGAGATGCGTTGATCGGTGGCGCCAAGCGTTTGATCGGTGTGCCGGAAACCGACTTGAGCCTGGGCCTGGCCTACGGCCTGTTCGCCTTGCTGGTATTGACGGTGTGCATCTACGGCTTTCGTTTCATGTTGTGGGTCAACCGCATCGCCGTGTGGGCCGCCAGCCTGCTGTTTCTGCTGGGCATCGCCGCCTTCGCGCCGGCCTTCGACAGCCAGTTCGCCGGCACCGTCGGCCTCGGCCAGCCGGGCTTCTGGGCGGCGTTCATCGGCGCGGCACTGGTCGCCATGAGCAACCCGATTTCCTTCGGCGCATTCCTCGGTGACTGGTCGCGTTACATCCCGCGCAACACGCCCAAGCGACGCATCATGCTGGCGGTGATCGCCGCTCAACTGGCGACGCTGATCCCGTTCCTGTTCGGCCTTGCCACGGCCACCATCGTGGCGATCAAGGCACCGGACTACATCGCAGCCAATAACTATGTGGGCGGCCTGCTGGCGGTTTCGCCGGGCTGGTTCTTCCTGCCGGTGTGCCTGATCGCGGTGATCGGCGGCATGTCCACCGGCACCACGTCGCTGTATGGCACCGGGCTGGACATGTCCAGCGTGTTCCCACGAGTTCTGTCGCGGGTCAAGGCAACACTGCTGATCGGCGTGCTGTCGATTGCCTTCATCTTCATCGGGCGCTTCGCCGCGAACCTGGTGCAGAGCGTATCGACCTTCGCCGTGCTGATCATCACCTGCACCACGCCATGGATGGTGATCATGATCATCGGCCTGCTGGTGCGCCGCGGCTTCTACTGCCCGGATGATCTGCAAGTGTTCACCCGTGGCGAAACCGGCGGGCGCTACTGGTTCAGCCACGGTTGGAACTGGCGCGGCCTGGGGGCCTGGATTCCCAGCGCGCTGGTGGGGCTGTGCTTCGTCAACCTGCCTGGGCAGTTCGTCGGACCGCTGGGCGAACTGGCCGGTGGCATCGACATCGGCCTGCCGGTGACCCTGGGCCTGGCCTCGGTGATTTACCTGGTGCTGCTTGGGTTGTTTCCCGAGCCGGCGGCGGTGTATGGGCCGGATGATCCGCGTAGCAAGGGTTCGGTCTCACCGAGCGCCGAACCTGTGGCGAGGGGATTTATCCCCGCTGGAGCGCGCAGCGCTCCCAAACCCTGA
- a CDS encoding HlyD family type I secretion periplasmic adaptor subunit, producing the protein MSAQTPDSAARSYFGSFSKSAESEFMPETAGAALQDSPRRSRVTVWLAAGLIITALVWAKLAVLQEVTTGEGKAIPSSKIQVIQNLEGGIVTEIFVREGQMVNKGDTLLRLDDTRFLSNKGESEADRYALTAQVERLSAEAEGRPFELSAEVISKAPQVAEDERSLYEQRQRRLASEQRTLSEQLRQKTQELAEFRSKQGQFSSSLALLQEEMNMSAPLVRTGAVSPVEILRLKRSAVEIRGSLNATTLAIPRAESAINEIKSKIDESEQSFRSEAAKELNEKRTELSKITASSIAIDDRVTRTTVVSPVHGVIKQLKVNTIGGVVQPGSDMAEIVPLEDNLLIEAKVRPQDVAFLHPGQKAMVKFSAYDYTIYGGMSARLELIGADTITDDKGNSFYLIQVRTDKNHLGGDAKPLLIIPGMVATVDIITGEKSVLDYLLKPVLKARTEAMRER; encoded by the coding sequence ATGTCTGCTCAAACACCCGATTCAGCGGCCCGAAGCTACTTCGGCAGTTTCAGCAAAAGCGCCGAAAGCGAGTTCATGCCGGAAACCGCCGGTGCCGCGCTGCAGGATTCGCCCCGTCGCTCGCGGGTCACGGTGTGGCTGGCGGCCGGACTGATCATCACCGCGTTGGTGTGGGCCAAACTGGCAGTCTTGCAGGAAGTCACCACCGGTGAAGGCAAGGCCATTCCTTCGAGCAAGATTCAGGTAATCCAGAACCTGGAGGGCGGCATCGTCACCGAGATTTTCGTGCGCGAAGGGCAGATGGTGAACAAGGGCGACACCCTGCTACGCCTGGACGACACACGGTTTCTGTCGAACAAGGGCGAAAGCGAGGCCGACCGTTATGCCCTGACCGCCCAGGTCGAACGCTTGTCGGCCGAAGCCGAAGGCCGACCTTTCGAACTGTCCGCTGAAGTCATCAGCAAGGCCCCGCAAGTGGCCGAGGACGAACGCTCGCTGTATGAACAACGACAGCGGCGCCTGGCCAGCGAACAGCGGACGCTGTCCGAACAACTGCGCCAGAAAACCCAGGAGCTGGCGGAGTTTCGCTCCAAGCAGGGCCAGTTCAGTTCCAGCCTGGCCTTGCTGCAAGAAGAGATGAACATGTCGGCACCACTGGTGCGCACCGGGGCGGTGTCGCCGGTGGAAATCCTGCGGCTCAAACGCAGCGCAGTGGAAATCCGTGGCTCACTCAACGCCACCACCCTGGCGATTCCTCGGGCCGAATCGGCGATCAACGAGATCAAGAGCAAGATCGACGAATCGGAACAGTCCTTTCGCTCCGAAGCGGCCAAGGAACTCAATGAGAAACGCACGGAGTTGTCAAAAATCACCGCTTCGAGCATTGCCATCGACGACCGCGTGACCCGCACCACCGTGGTCTCGCCGGTACATGGGGTGATCAAGCAGCTAAAGGTCAACACCATCGGCGGCGTAGTGCAGCCGGGCAGCGACATGGCAGAAATCGTGCCGCTGGAAGACAACCTACTGATCGAAGCCAAGGTCCGCCCCCAGGACGTGGCCTTCCTGCATCCGGGCCAGAAAGCCATGGTCAAGTTCAGTGCCTATGACTACACGATCTACGGCGGGATGAGCGCCAGGCTCGAACTGATCGGCGCCGACACCATCACCGATGACAAGGGCAACAGCTTCTACCTGATCCAGGTGCGCACAGATAAAAATCACTTGGGCGGCGATGCCAAACCGTTGTTGATCATTCCTGGGATGGTGGCGACGGTGGACATCATTACCGGGGAGAAAAGTGTCCTGGATTACCTGCTCAAGCCGGTGTTGAAGGCGCGGACTGAGGCGATGCGTGAGCGGTAG
- the speB gene encoding agmatinase, with product MDKILHQPLGGNEMPRFGGIATMMRLPHLQTAAGLDAAFVGVPLDIGTSLRAGTRFGPREIRAESVMIRPYNMATGAAPFDSLSVADIGDVPINTFNLLDAVRIIEESYHKILEHNVIPLTLGGDHTITLPILRAIHKKHGKVGLVHIDAHADVNDHMFGEKIAHGTTFRRAVEEGLLDCDRVVQIGLRAQGYTADDFNWSRNQGFRVVQAEECWHKSLAPLMAEVREKVGGGPVYLSFDIDGIDPAWAPGTGTPEIGGLTTIQAIEIVRGCQGLDLVGCDLVEVSPPYDTTGNTSLLGANLLYEMLCVLPGVVHR from the coding sequence GTGGACAAGATTCTTCACCAACCACTGGGCGGCAACGAAATGCCGCGCTTCGGCGGCATCGCCACCATGATGCGACTCCCCCATTTACAAACCGCTGCCGGCCTGGACGCTGCTTTCGTCGGCGTGCCGCTGGACATCGGCACCTCCCTGCGCGCCGGCACCCGTTTCGGGCCCCGCGAGATCCGCGCTGAATCGGTAATGATCCGTCCCTACAACATGGCCACCGGTGCCGCGCCGTTCGACTCGTTGTCGGTGGCCGATATCGGTGATGTGCCGATCAACACCTTCAACCTGCTGGACGCCGTGCGGATCATCGAAGAGTCGTACCACAAGATTCTGGAACACAACGTCATTCCCCTGACCCTGGGCGGCGATCACACCATCACCCTGCCGATCCTGCGGGCGATCCACAAGAAACACGGCAAGGTCGGCCTGGTGCACATCGACGCCCATGCCGATGTGAACGATCACATGTTCGGGGAGAAAATCGCCCACGGCACCACCTTCCGCCGCGCGGTGGAAGAAGGCCTGCTCGATTGCGACCGCGTGGTGCAGATCGGCCTGCGGGCCCAGGGCTACACCGCCGATGACTTCAACTGGAGCCGCAACCAGGGTTTCCGCGTAGTCCAGGCCGAAGAGTGCTGGCACAAATCCCTCGCCCCACTGATGGCCGAAGTCCGCGAGAAGGTCGGCGGCGGCCCGGTGTACCTGAGCTTCGATATCGACGGCATCGACCCGGCCTGGGCCCCTGGCACCGGCACCCCGGAAATCGGTGGCCTGACCACCATCCAGGCCATCGAAATCGTGCGTGGCTGCCAGGGCCTGGACCTGGTCGGTTGCGATCTGGTAGAAGTCTCGCCGCCTTACGACACCACCGGCAACACCTCGCTGCTGGGCGCCAACCTGCTGTACGAGATGCTCTGCGTACTGCCCGGTGTGGTCCATCGCTGA
- a CDS encoding PA1414 family protein, translating to MKEKIQNWLHDLGVALGLIEPPMQPIPIRTDDEQRRRQPRRR from the coding sequence ATGAAAGAGAAAATCCAGAACTGGCTTCATGACTTGGGTGTCGCGCTCGGCCTGATCGAGCCGCCCATGCAACCGATCCCTATCCGCACCGATGACGAGCAGCGCCGCCGCCAGCCGCGCCGTCGGTAA
- a CDS encoding tRNA-uridine aminocarboxypropyltransferase, whose amino-acid sequence MSRIHCPRCHRPQSHCLCPLIPSLDSRTRVLLLQHPSEVNHALNTARLAALGLNNAELIVGEVFEDLPGLLNQPGYQARLLFPGEEAQPMHAYAPSEDPLLLVVPDGTWRKARKLLHLNPLLAALPRVTLAAGSVSRYRLRKAPGPGALSTVEAVVQALQTLEAPTCFEPLLRPFEALIEGQIAAMGEEVFRRNHAEK is encoded by the coding sequence ATGTCCAGAATTCATTGTCCGCGCTGCCACAGGCCGCAAAGTCATTGCCTGTGCCCGCTGATCCCCAGCCTCGACAGTCGCACCCGGGTGCTGTTGTTGCAGCATCCCAGCGAGGTGAACCATGCCCTGAACACCGCGCGGCTGGCGGCGTTGGGGCTCAATAATGCCGAGTTGATCGTGGGCGAGGTGTTCGAGGATTTGCCTGGGTTGCTCAATCAACCGGGTTATCAGGCGCGGCTTTTGTTTCCCGGCGAAGAGGCGCAGCCCATGCATGCTTATGCTCCGTCTGAGGATCCGCTACTACTGGTCGTCCCGGACGGCACCTGGCGCAAGGCGCGCAAGTTGCTGCACCTCAACCCTCTGTTGGCGGCGCTGCCGAGGGTGACACTGGCCGCGGGCAGTGTGTCTCGATACCGCTTGCGCAAGGCGCCAGGGCCAGGGGCGTTGTCGACGGTGGAGGCGGTTGTCCAGGCGCTGCAAACCCTTGAGGCACCGACCTGTTTTGAGCCGTTGCTGAGGCCGTTCGAAGCGTTGATCGAGGGGCAGATAGCGGCGATGGGGGAGGAGGTTTTTCGGCGTAATCATGCCGAGAAATGA
- a CDS encoding sodium:solute symporter — MALDLIVVLIYATGMIALGWYGMRRAKTRDDYLVAGRNLGPGFYLGTMAATVLGGASTIGTVRLGYVHGISGFWLCGAIGLGIVGLSLFLAKPLLKLKIYTVTQVLERRYNPAARHASALIMLVYALMIGATSTIAIGTVMQVLFGLPFWVSILVGGGVVVLYSTIGGMWSLTLTDIVQFLIMTVGLVFLLMPMSISDAGGWDAMVAALPASYFDFTAIGWDTILTYFLIYFFGIFIGQDIWQRVFTARSEGVAKVAGTAAGLYCVLYGLAGALIGMAAKVLLPDLENVNNAFASVVQTSLPNGIRGLVIAAALAALMSTAAAGLLAASTTVVQDLLPRLRQGRESGNGDVHENRIATLLLGVVVLGIALVVSDVISALTLAYNLLVGGMLIPLIGAIYWKRATTAGAITSMSLGFLTALFFMIKDGLDANTPIYYSLSVALVSFVVVSLLSPRSKVVAKAV; from the coding sequence ATGGCTTTGGATTTAATCGTCGTTCTCATCTATGCCACCGGCATGATTGCCCTGGGTTGGTACGGCATGCGCCGCGCCAAGACTCGTGACGACTACCTGGTCGCCGGGCGCAACCTCGGCCCGGGCTTTTACCTGGGCACCATGGCCGCCACCGTTCTGGGCGGCGCCTCCACCATCGGCACCGTGCGGCTGGGCTACGTCCATGGGATTTCCGGGTTCTGGCTGTGCGGCGCCATCGGCCTGGGTATCGTCGGCCTGAGTCTGTTCCTCGCCAAACCGTTGCTCAAACTCAAGATCTACACCGTGACCCAAGTGCTGGAGCGCCGCTACAACCCCGCCGCGCGCCACGCCAGTGCACTGATCATGCTGGTTTATGCGTTGATGATCGGCGCCACCTCGACCATCGCCATCGGCACGGTGATGCAGGTGTTGTTCGGCCTGCCGTTCTGGGTGTCGATCCTGGTGGGCGGCGGCGTCGTCGTACTGTATTCCACCATCGGCGGCATGTGGTCGCTGACCCTCACCGACATCGTGCAATTCTTGATCATGACCGTCGGCCTGGTGTTCCTGCTGATGCCGATGTCCATCAGCGATGCGGGCGGCTGGGACGCGATGGTGGCGGCCTTGCCGGCCAGCTACTTCGATTTCACCGCGATTGGCTGGGACACCATCCTCACCTACTTCCTGATCTACTTCTTCGGCATCTTCATTGGCCAGGACATCTGGCAGCGGGTGTTCACCGCCCGTAGCGAAGGCGTGGCGAAAGTGGCCGGTACCGCCGCAGGCCTGTACTGCGTGCTGTATGGCCTGGCCGGGGCCTTGATCGGCATGGCGGCCAAGGTATTGCTGCCGGACCTGGAAAACGTCAACAACGCCTTTGCCAGCGTCGTCCAGACCAGCCTGCCCAACGGCATTCGCGGGTTGGTGATCGCCGCCGCCCTGGCGGCCTTGATGTCCACCGCCGCGGCCGGCCTGCTGGCAGCCTCCACCACTGTGGTCCAGGACCTGCTGCCGCGTCTGCGCCAGGGCCGTGAAAGCGGCAATGGCGACGTTCATGAAAACCGCATCGCGACCCTGCTGCTGGGTGTGGTGGTGTTGGGCATCGCCCTGGTGGTGAGCGATGTGATCAGTGCCCTGACCCTGGCCTACAACCTGTTGGTGGGCGGCATGCTGATTCCGCTGATCGGCGCCATCTACTGGAAACGCGCAACCACGGCCGGCGCGATCACCAGCATGTCGCTGGGCTTTTTGACCGCGCTGTTCTTCATGATCAAGGACGGCCTGGACGCCAATACGCCGATCTACTACAGCCTGAGCGTGGCGCTGGTGAGTTTCGTGGTGGTGAGTCTGTTGTCGCCTCGGTCGAAGGTGGTGGCCAAGGCGGTCTGA
- a CDS encoding LysR family transcriptional regulator has protein sequence MANALPDLKLLRIFVSVVRHQGFANAQHELNLSTSAISTYMSQLESALGLVLCHRGRGGFSLTSKGELFHQETLRLLGELEGFEQYAAALKGELRGTLNLGVIDSTVSDKALPFAEAIGAYSQEHPAVHLHLSVMSPYELQLGVQDNRLDLAIGAFSTRMSGLVYMPLYREQHWLYCSNRHPLFNERRIPEQLITQQRMVGRGYWSQAELARHGFKHSAATVESMEAQLILVLSGAYVGYLPEHYAQAWVDKGDLRVLLPATFGYQAPFSMIVRRGRSREPLIQTFRDLLKAQLNQA, from the coding sequence ATGGCCAACGCTCTACCCGACCTGAAACTGTTGCGCATTTTCGTCAGCGTCGTGCGGCACCAGGGGTTCGCCAATGCCCAGCACGAGCTCAACCTTTCCACGTCGGCCATCAGCACCTACATGAGCCAGCTCGAATCGGCCCTGGGCCTGGTGTTGTGTCATCGTGGGCGGGGCGGGTTCAGCCTGACCAGCAAGGGCGAGTTGTTCCACCAGGAGACCCTGCGTCTGTTGGGCGAGCTTGAAGGGTTCGAGCAATACGCCGCCGCGCTGAAAGGCGAGTTGCGCGGCACGCTGAACCTGGGGGTGATCGATTCCACCGTCAGCGACAAAGCCCTGCCGTTCGCCGAAGCCATCGGCGCCTACAGCCAGGAGCATCCGGCAGTCCACCTGCACCTGTCGGTCATGAGCCCGTACGAACTGCAACTGGGCGTGCAGGACAACCGCCTGGACCTGGCCATCGGCGCGTTTTCCACGCGTATGAGCGGCCTGGTCTACATGCCGCTGTACCGTGAGCAGCACTGGTTGTATTGCAGCAACCGTCACCCGCTGTTCAACGAGCGGCGTATCCCCGAGCAACTCATCACCCAGCAGCGCATGGTCGGGCGCGGTTACTGGAGCCAGGCCGAACTGGCCCGCCACGGCTTCAAGCACAGCGCGGCGACGGTGGAGAGCATGGAGGCGCAGTTGATCCTGGTATTGTCCGGCGCCTACGTCGGCTATCTGCCCGAACACTACGCTCAGGCCTGGGTGGACAAGGGCGATTTGCGCGTGTTGTTGCCGGCCACTTTTGGTTATCAGGCACCGTTTTCGATGATCGTACGCCGTGGCCGCAGCCGTGAGCCGCTGATCCAGACTTTTCGCGACCTGCTCAAGGCGCAGCTCAATCAGGCCTGA